From the genome of Impatiens glandulifera chromosome 9, dImpGla2.1, whole genome shotgun sequence, one region includes:
- the LOC124915480 gene encoding probable protein phosphatase 2C 63 → MLQSCYRPLEVCFGGGGGRGTDDLLWHMDLKPHAYGDYSIAVVQANSSLEDQGQVFTSPSATYVGVYDGHGGPEASRFITTHLFSYLHKYTSEHGGLSAAVIRKAFVATEEEFLRIVEQSWRVNPQIASAGSCCLVGAIAKDVLYVANLGDSRVVLGRRSEGRRSNHSVGVVAERLTRDHNVAVEEVRKEVEALHPDDSHIVMYTHGVWRIKGIIQVSRSIGDVYLKKPELSRDPHFWQIGLPIYLKKPVLSSEPSILSRKLRPQDAFLIFASDGLWEQLSDQVAVEIVMKNPRVGIAKRLVRAAIEEAAKKREMSYEEIMRIEKGRRRNYHDDITVIVLYLDQRSPTGEGATDCTSLPVDIFSLHTDEADNTPLFSSH, encoded by the exons ATGTTACAGTCGTGTTACAGGCCACTTGAAGTCTGTTTTGGCGGTGGCGGTGGACGTGGAACCGATGATCTACTATGGCACATGGATTTGAAGCCTCACGCTTACGGTGACTATTCAATTGCGGTTGTTCAAGCAAATTCGTCACTTGAAGATCAGGGTCAAGTCTTTACTTCTCCTTCCGCCACCTATGTTGGTGTTTACGATGGCCATGGCGGTCCCGAAGCTTCTCGCTTTATCACTACCCATCTGTTCTCATACCTTCATA AGTATACATCAGAACATGGAGGATTGTCGGCAGCTGTGATAAGGAAGGCATTTGTTGCTACAGAAGAGGAGTTTTTGAGAATTGTAGAACAATCATGGAGAGTTAATCCTCAGATTGCTTCGGCTGGTTCTTGTTGTCTTGTTGGAGCCATTGCTAAAGATGTTTTGTATGTAGCCAATCTAGGTGACTCAAGAGTGGTGCTTGGTCGCAGATCAGAAGGAAGGAGAAGTAATCACTCCGTAGGGGTAGTGGCTGAACGTTTAACGAGGGATCATAATGTTGCGGTTGAGGAAGTAAGGAAGGAAGTAGAAGCACTTCATCCTGATGATTCTCATATAGTGATGTACACTCATGGAGTTTGGCGAATCAAGGGGATAATTCAG GTATCAAGGTCAATTGGAGATGTCTACTTGAAGAAGCCCGAGCTTAGCAGGGATCCTCATTTCTGGCAAATTGGTTTACCTATTTACCTAAAAAAGCCTGTGCTTTCATCAGAGCCATCGATATTGTCTAGAAAGCTTAGGCCACAAGATGCTTTCCTGATATTTGCGTCTGATGGCCTGTGGGAGCAACTCAGTGATCAAGTGGCTGTTGAAATTGTCATGAAAAACCCGAGAGTT GGAATTGCAAAGCGATTGGTTAGAGCTGCGATTGAGGAGGCGGCGAAGAAGAGGGAAATGAGTTACGAAGAAATAATGAGAATTGAGAAGGGAAGAAGGCGGAATTACCATGACGATATAACCGTGATTGTGCTATATCTAGATCAAAGAAGCCCTACCGGAGAAGGCGCAACCGATTGTACTAGCTTACCAGTTGATATTTTCTCCCTTCATACAGATGAAGCAGACAATACCCCTCTGTTTTCTTCTCATTAA
- the LOC124914421 gene encoding probable esterase D14L: MGGGIVEEAHNVRVLGSDQNPTVVLAHGFGTDQSVWKHLVPHLVQDFQVILFDNMGAGTTNPDFFDFQRYSSIDGFAMDILAILEELQVQSCIFVGHSLSAISGFLASIIRPDLFQKIVTITASPRFLNDVDYMGGFEQEDIQQLFNATETNYKSWCAGFAPLVVGGDLDSVAVQEFCRTIFNMRPDITFSLARTIFNCDIREYLPRVTVNCHLIHSSKDLAVPVEVSEYLHRNLGGRSIVEVMPTEGHLPQLSSPEIVIPVILRHIKCDIVDTC; encoded by the exons atgggAGGCGGAATAGTGGAGGAAGCTCACAACGTTAGGGTTTTGGGTTCTGACCAAAACCCGACCGTGGTCCTAGCCCATGGGTTCGGAACAGACCAATCGGTCTGGAAACATCTAGTTCCACACCTGGTTCAAGATTTCCAAGTCATACTCTTTGACAACATGGGAGCCGGTACTACCAATCCTGATTTCTTCGATTTCCAACGTTATTCCTCCATCGACGGTTTTGCCATGGACATATTAGCCATACTCGAAGAACTCCAAGTTCAATCATGCATATTCGTCGGTCATTCTTTATCCGCCATTTCTGGATTTCTAGCTTCCATTATCCGCCCTGATCTCTTTCAAAAGATCGTCACAATCACAGCTTCACCCAG GTTCTTGAACGATGTGGATTACATGGGAGGATTTGAACAAGAGGATATTCAACAGTTGTTCAATGCTACCGAGACCAATTACAAGTCTTGGTGCGCCGGTTTTGCGCCGCTAGTGGTGGGTGGTGACCTAGATTCGGTTGCGGTTCAAGAATTTTGTCGGACGATATTTAACATGCGACCTGATATTACATTTTCATTGGCAAGAACCATTTTTAATTGTGATATTCGAGAATATCTGCCTCGAGTAACTGTTAATTGTCACTTAATTCATAGTTCTAAAGATTTGGCTGTTCCGGTGGAGGTGTCGGAGTATTTGCATCGGAATTTAGGAGGGCGTTCGATTGTGGAGGTGATGCCTACGGAAGGACATCTTCCTCAGCTTAGTTCGCCGGAGATTGTTATTCCGGTCATTCTTAGGCATATCAAATGTGATATTGTAGACACATGCTGA
- the LOC124915165 gene encoding lysine-rich arabinogalactan protein 18-like, with protein sequence MDCTKICIAFAFLCIFITVGAQSPSAAPTTTPAAVAPIKSKYPAPVVPVPTSAPVTPPPTVIVTVPAAAPTTPVVPAAAPTTTVIPVPVSPPAKTPVSSPPAPVPVISPPTPVPVSSPPAPAPVAETPSIIPPVSEPPTASVPAPAPSKKNGKKKHSASPAPTPASLGPPAPPSEAPGPSMDASSPAPNVADDQSGAEAVGQMVGSLLFGCILFML encoded by the exons ATGGATTGCACCAAGATATGCATAGCATTTGCATTCTTATGCATTTTCATTACAGTCGGAGCTCAGTCACCTTCCGCAGCTCCGACCACTACACCGGCAGCCGTTGCtccaatcaaatcaaaataccCAGCACCAGTTGTACCTGTTCCTACATCAGCACCAGTAACACCACCACCGACAGTTATTGTTACTGTCCCGGCAGCAGCTCCAACGACACCTGTCGTTCCGGCGGCAGCTCCAACTACAACTGTCATTCCGGTGCCAGTATCACCGCCGGCCAAGACACCAGTAAGCTCTCCACCGGCTCCAgttccggtcatctctcctccTACACCGGTTCCAGTTAGCTCTCCTCCAGCTCCAGCTCCGGTAGCTGAGACTCCTTCTATAATTCCTCCAGTTTCCGAACCACCGACGGCTTCAGTACCTGCGCCGGCACCGAGCAAGAAGAATGGGAAGAAGAAACACAGTGCTTCTCCGGCACCGACTCCGGCATCACTCGGCCCACCGGCACCACCGAGTGAAGCACCTGGGCCAAGTATGGATGCATCTTCGCCGGCTCCTAATGTAGCAGATGATCAG AGTGGAGCAGAAGCTGTCGGTCAGATGGTCGGAAGCTTATTATTTGGATGCATTCTCTTCATGCtctaa
- the LOC124914710 gene encoding uncharacterized protein LOC124914710 yields MGIIGMGMADDVVDLKNTPSLFDNDDEDLLRDLCKNGLACQVLNLTSSKVFQKLNMVGSFQKLHTLNLDFCTSLTILEKDCFACMPNLSRLSMCETRVSNIWTTSAALYKLHSLVELRFQNCLCCKGTAPCPVSSSGNSATRTITNKYHPSPICFEKNYRNYMITVLPGLIVLDNILIGDLEKKTAKKIYLEYYESSPYNRRQRERIIDVLGGRQIGRKSQCYYSRSLSAAKLGSSAWPVLCPLLSNSLCNTTKGQEENKGLRPRQFEYHPSNCSLMALGTLDGELFVINHENGRTLGQVQTNIGSESSILGLCWLKNHPSKLLSGSDNGSLRLYDIQNMLTNDSTVDFNKYDKFEQLTSVHANSTDNRFVASGYSRHVALYDVESEKRLQLLADVHNGPINVAKFANHSPSLFVTSSFDGDVKMWDLRQEPTRSCYVASSSRGNVMVCFSPDDLYLLVSSVDNEVKQLLAVDGRVHMKIEIDSTGSCHNYTRSYYMNGRDYVISGSSEESAVRVCCGRTGRRLRDIHLEGSRFVQSLRGDPFRDFHMAILASYKHPRTELEIMKVNMLASNQCGHELLPQAHHHSFYPCSCLGA; encoded by the exons ATGGGTATTATAGGTATGGGTATGGCAGATGATGTAGTTGATCTCAAGAACACCCCATCATTATTCGACAACGACGATGAAGATCTCCTAAG GGATCTTTGCAAGAATGGCTTAGCTTGCCAAGTCTTGAATCTGACATCATCGAAAGTATTTCAAAAGCTAAATATGGTTGGAAGTTTCCAGAAACTTCACACACTTAACCTGGATTTCTGCACCTCACTCACTATCCTTGAGAAAGACTGTTTTGCTTGTATGCCTAATCTATCACGCCTTTCCATGTGCGAAACGAGAGTTTCCAATATATGGACTACTAGCGCTGCCCTATACAAGCTTCATTCTCTTGTAGAGCTTCGGTTTCAGAATTGTTTGTGTTGCAAGGGAACAGCCCCTTGCCCTGTTTCTTCATCGGGTAATTCTGCCACCCGAACGATAACAAACAAGTATCATCCTTCGCCAATCTGTTTCGAGAAAAACTACAGGAATTACATGATAACTGTACTTCCTGGATTGATTGTATTAGATAACATTCTGATCGGAGATTTGGAAAAGAAGACGGCAAAGAAGATTTATTTGGAATACTACGAGAGCTCGCCATATAATAGACGGCAGAGAGAGCGAATTATCGATGTTTTGGGTGGTCGCCAGATTGGGAGGAAAAGTCAGTGTTATTACTCCAGGTCTCTTTCTGCTGCCAAACTTGGATCTTCAGCATGGCCTGTTTTATGTCCTTTGTTGTCTAATAGCCTTTGCAATACAACAAAGGGACAAGAAGAAAATAAGGGCCTAAGGCCGAGACAATTCGAGTATCATCCATCGAATTGCTCCCTCATGGCTCTTGGGACATTAGATGGAGAACTGTTTGTCATTAATCATGAGAATGGGCGTACTCTGGGTCAGGTCCAGACGAATATTGGATCAGAAAGCAGTATCCTAGGCTTATGTTGGCTTAAAAATCATCCCTCCAAG CTACTTTCTGGTTCTGACAACGGTTCCTTGAGATTATATGACATACAAAACATGCTGACAAACGATAGCACTGTCGATTTCAACAAGTACGATAAGTTTGAGCAGTTGACATCTGTTCACGCCAATTCCACCGACAATCGATTTGTCGCAAGTGGTTACTCCAGACACGTGGCGCTTTACGATGTCGAGAGCGAGAAACGGTTGCAGTTACTGGCTGACGTGCACAATGGACCTATCAATGTGGCCAAGTTTGCAAACCATTCGCCTTCCTTGTTCGTCACGTCGTCATTTGATGGCGACGTGAAAATGTGGGACCTACGACAAGAGCCGACTAGGTCGTGCTATGTAGCATCGAGCTCGAGGGGGAATGTTATGGTTTGTTTCTCACCTGATGATCTATATCTGCTGGTTTCATCAGTGGACAATGAGGTTAAACAGCTTCTAGCAGTTGATGGGAGGGTGCATATGAAAATCGAGATAGATTCAACAGGAAGTTGTCATAATTATACAAGATCTTATTACATGAATGGAAGAGACTATGTAATAAGCGGGAGTAGCGAGGAATCTGCAGTTCGTGTGTGTTGTGGTCGAACTGGAAGAAGACTAAGAGATATTCATTTAGAGGGGTCAAGGTTTGTGCAATCTTTAAGAGGTGATCCTTTCAGA GACTTTCATATGGCTATTTTAGCATCCTATAAACATCCAAGAACAGAGCTGGAGATCATGAAg GTCAATATGCTTGCATCTAATCAATGTGGACATGAACTTCTTCCTCAAGCTCATCATCACTCCTTCTACCCTTGCTCATGTTTGGGAGCTTAG
- the LOC124913731 gene encoding probable indole-3-acetic acid-amido synthetase GH3.1 → MTIDTSLLSPASLSPATCESHVKALQFVEDMTINTDPVQQNVLAEIVIKNGNTEYLERFGVTDLDTFKSNIPVVSYEDLQPYIQRIANGDRSPIFCSSPISEFLTSSGTSAGERKLMPTIHEEMDRRTKLYSLLMPVMNRYVPDLDKGKGLYFYFIKSETKTPGGIPARPVLTSYYKSEHFKNRPYDPYNVITSPNETILCVDSFQSMYSQMICGLLSRLKVLRLGAVFASGLIRAIKFLQLHWRQLAADISSGSLNPKITDPAIVACMAKILQNPNPELAEFIVGECQGENWEGIIKRIWPNAKYLEVIVTGAMAQYIPTLEFYSGGLPMPCTMYASSECYFGLNLNPMSKPSEVSYTIMPNMGYFEFLPQDPSAGSLLCENPPKLVNLADVEVGKEYELIISTYSGLCRYRVGDILLVTGFYNSAPQFKFIRRKNVLLSIDSDKTDESELQKAIENASELLSEFNTSVVEYTSHADTTTIPGHYVIYWELMVKDPVNSPSDDVLNQCCLAMEESLNTVYRQGRVADNSIGPLEIRVVKNGTFEELMDYALSRGASINQYKVPRCVTFAPIMELLDSRVVSTHFSPGLPRWTPDRRH, encoded by the exons ATGACGATCGATACCAGTCTGTTATCACCGGCGAGCTTGTCACCGGCAACATGTGAGAGTCATGTGAAAGCCCTTCAATTCGTTGAAGACATGACGATAAACACTGACCCCGTCCAACAAAACGTGTTGGCCGAGATTGTAATCAAGAACGGCAACACCGAATACCTCGAACGCTTCGGTGTAACCGACTTGGACACTTTCAAGTCCAACATTCCGGTCGTTAGTTATGAGGATCTCCAGCCATACATCCAACGTATCGCTAACGGAGATCGCTCCCCTATCTTCTGTTCTAGTCCCATCTCCGAGTTCCTCACAAG CTCGGGGACATCTGCAGGAGAAAGAAAACTGATGCCTACTATTCATGAAGAGATGGATAGGAGGACCAAACTCTACAGTCTACTCATGCCTGTCATGAATCG ATATGTGCCGGACCTGGACAAGGGAAAAGGGTTATACTTTTACTTCATCAAATCGGAAACAAAAACGCCCGGAGGAATACCAGCCCGACCCGTACTCACCAGCTACTACAAAAGCGAGCACTTCAAGAACCGTCCCTACGACCCCTACAACGTTATAACTAGCCCTAATGAAACAATCCTCTGTGTGGACTCTTTCCAGAGTATGTATTCTCAGATGATCTGTGGACTTCTCTCCCGCCTTAAAGTCCTCCGTTTGGGGGCCGTCTTTGCCTCCGGTCTCATTCGTGCCATCAAGTTCCTCCAGCTTCACTGGCGTCAGCTTGCGGCTGATATCTCATCTGGATCCCTTAACCCTAAAATAACAGATCCAGCTATTGTGGCCTGCATGGCTAAGATTCTACAAAACCCTAATCCCGAACTGGCTGAGTTTATCGTTGGAGAATGTCAAGGCGAGAATTGGGAAGGTATTATCAAGAGGATTTGGCCTAACGCTAAGTATCTAGAAGTAATCGTGACTGGAGCCATGGCTCAGTACATCCCCACGCTCGAGTTCTATAGCGGCGGTCTTCCGATGCCGTGTACTATGTACGCGTCTTCGGAATGTTACTTCGGTCTTAACCTTAACCCGATGTCGAAACCGTCCGAGGTTTCGTACACCATCATGCCGAACATGGGTTACTTCGAGTTTCTGCCGCAGGATCCGTCTGCGGGTTCACTATTGTGTGAGAACCCACCCAAGCTTGTCAATTTGGCTGACGTCGAGGTTGGGAAAGAGTACGAGCTTATCATCAGCACCTACTCCGGTTTGTGCCGGTACCGAGTCGGCGACATACTATTGGTGACAGGGTTTTACAACTCGGCCCCGCAGTTCAAGTTCATCAGGCGTAAGAACGTGCTACTCAGCATTGACTCGGACAAGACAGACGAATCGGAACTGCAAAAGGCGATCGAGAACGCGTCCGAGTTACTGTCCGAGTTCAACACGAGCGTGGTCGAGTACACTAGCCATGCTGATACCACAACTATCCCAGGTCATTACGTAATTTATTGGGAACTTATGGTGAAGGACCCAGTTAACTCACCGAGTGATGACGTGTTGAACCAGTGTTGCCTAGCCATGGAAGAGTCGTTGAACACTGTGTACCGACAGGGTCGTGTGGCTGATAACTCGATCGGACCCCTTGAGATTCGGGTGGTGAAGAATGGTACGTTTGAGGAGTTAATGGACTATGCTCTATCGAGAGGAGCCTCGATTAATCAGTATAAGGTACCTAGGTGTGTTACTTTCGCACCCATCATGGAGTTACTTGATTCGCGAGTCGTGTCGACTCACTTTAGCCCTGGTTTGCCTCGGTGGACCCCTGACCGCCGACACTGA